In Dioscorea cayenensis subsp. rotundata cultivar TDr96_F1 chromosome 9, TDr96_F1_v2_PseudoChromosome.rev07_lg8_w22 25.fasta, whole genome shotgun sequence, a genomic segment contains:
- the LOC120268461 gene encoding ribosomal protein S3, mitochondrial-like — protein MGQRIKRFYFVPRDPPQVGFESRVMGDYPARFGEHLYVVCAGEWKPPPQERSGSSHGSVTIDSLYYYGKSVYQDVNLRSYFGSIRPPTILTFGFRLGRCIILHFPKRTFIHFFLPRRPLRLKRRDKSRPGKEKGRWWAFGKVGPIGCLHSSDGTEEERNEVRGRGAGKRVESIRLDDREKQNERRIWPKKMQRYGYHDRSPSRKKNFSTSLRVSGALKHPKYAGVVNDIAFLIENDDSFRKTKLFKLFFFYQKKSRSDGPTSHLLKRTLPAVRPSLNYSVMQYLLNTKNKIPIEPVVVLNHFVAPGVAEPSTMGGAKEGSLEKRIRSRIAFFVESSTSEKKCLAQAKKRLIHFIRLANDLRFAGTTKTTISLFPFFGATFFFPRDGLGVYNNLFLEYARELVLGQLKIKCWNLMGKDKVMELIEKFIDLGGIGELIKGIEMMIKIILRNRRIPYGYNSYFNEVQKMRSFLSNRTKTY, from the coding sequence ATGGGGCAAAGGATCAAGCGCTTTTACTTTGTCCCCCGGGATCCACCACAGGTTGGGTTTGAGAGCCGTGTGATGGGTGACTATCCAGCACGGTTCGGAGAGCACTTGTATGTAGTCTGCGCTGGTGAATGGAAGCCTCCGCCGCAAGAAAGAAGCGGCTCTTCCCACGGCTCCGTCACCATTGACTCTCTTTATTATTATGGTAAATCCGTCTATCAAGATGTCAATCTGAGATCTTATTTCGGTTCGATACGTCCACCTACGATACTCACCTTTGGCTTTCGTCTCGGTAGGTGTATTATTCTACATTTTCCAAAAAGGACAttcattcatttctttcttcCCCGTCGACCACTACGACTGAAACGACGCGACAAATCAAGACCCGGAAAGGAGAAGGGCCGGTGGTGGGCATTTGGGAAAGTCGGGCCGATCGGGTGTCTTCATTCAAGCGACGGTACAGAGGAAGAACGAAACGAAGTGAGAGGCCGGGGGGCAGGGAAAAGAGTCGAGTCGATCAGGCTCGACGACCGGGAGAAGCAAAACGAAAGAAGGATTTGGCCGAAAAAGATGCAACGCTATGGATACCATGACCGATCACCATCGAGAAAGAAGAATTTTTCTACATCACTTCGGGTCAGCGGGGCCTTAAAGCATCCTAAATACGCCGGGGTTGTAAATGACATAGCGTTCCTGATAGAAAATGACGACTCCTTCAGAAAAACGAAGTTATTCAAGTTGTTCTTTTTTTACCAAAAGAAGTCCCGCTCTGACGGCCCGACGAGTCATCTACTAAAAAGGACCCTCCCCGCTGTGCGCCCCTCTTTGAATTATTCGGTCATGCAATACTTATTGAATACAAAGAACAAAATTCCGATCGAGCCCGTCGTAGTTCTCAATCATTTCGTGGCACCGGGCGTAGCTGAACCATCTACGATGGGGGGAGCGAAGGAAGGAAGCTTAGAAAAGAGAATACGCTCTCGCATCGCTTTTTTTGTAGAAAGCTCGACCAGCGAGAAAAAGTGTTTGGCCCAAGCCAAAAAGAGGTTGATCCACTTCATTCGCTTGGCGAATGATCTTCGCTTCGCGGGAACAACAAAAACCACCATCTCGCTCTTTCCTTTCTTCGGTGCTACCTTTTTCTTTCCAAGGGATGGGCTTGGGGTGTATAATAACCTTTTTTTGGAGTATGCCCGGGAACTAGTCCTAGGTCAATTAAAGATCAAATGTTGGAACCTCATGGGTAAGGATAAGGTAATGGAATTGATAGAAAAATTCATAGACCTAGGTGGGATAGGAGAATTGATAAAGGGAATAGAGATGATGATAAAGATCATACTGAGAAACAGAAGAATTCCGTACGGGTACAACTCTTATTTTAACGAAGTGCAAAAAATGCGATCTTTTTTGTCTAATAGAACAAAGACTTATTAA